One genomic region from Quercus robur chromosome 4, dhQueRobu3.1, whole genome shotgun sequence encodes:
- the LOC126721879 gene encoding 26S proteasome regulatory subunit 8 homolog A-like encodes MFHIVYNLTIERKYVVDIDKNIDITKITPSTRVALHNDSYVLHLILPSKVDPLVNLMKVEKVPDSTYDMIGGLDQQIKEIKEAVCTESGMFALRERMVDVTQEDFEMVVAKVMKKETEKNMSLRKLWK; translated from the exons ATGTTTCATATTGTTTACAATCTTACAATTGAACGGAAATATGTTGTTGACATTGATAAAAATATCGATATCACCAAGATAACTCCATCAACAAGAGTTGCTCTCCATAATGACAGTTATGTGCTTCATTTAATCTTGCCAAGCAAAGTTGATCCATTGGTCAACCTCATGAAAGTTGAAAAGGTTCCAGATTCCACATATGACATGATTGGCGGTCTTGACCagcaaattaaagagataaaggaG GCTGTGTGCACAGAATCTGGGATGTTTGCTCTGAGGGAGAGGATGGTTGATGTAACACAAGAAGATTTTGAGATGGTAGTGGCAAAGGTAATGAAGAAGGAGACCGAGAAAAACATGTCATTGCGGAAGCTATGGAAGTAG
- the LOC126721880 gene encoding uncharacterized protein LOC126721880 encodes MLRRKLKTLTDLKRKIMDELKLNPAWYDIKIIYRYPQEVLHERINYGYMVIKEDKHVKMMFNRIQKMSQVNAAELYVSLEASVNNSTEVVQETSTALQFTTLDNGCTTMGGYAMGGYTLPSQDYVANTGETLYSQETHLEEEDEDEDEDHAANDNINNDDMDQYEERIEQDDDDIGVQHDTDTTIGYRAPADSFYANTWEDMVDPSLLQIPFLCIWQDGMHFCKGLTFANKAAVKRALIIYATKDNRNFSIQRSSTTQLCATCVDDNCKWYVGAYMKSKLNGLWMVTSYVGPHSCIPFGLRRDGRMMDSNFVASEIVGRLRKKHTATIDELWEIIRTKYDHELSYYKVWDAKQKAIVKIFGDWEESYQRLRKLLLAYLDQDSGIKCAIREWPRGQDGRERVYHRYCLRHVASNFNTHFDNPTLKALALKAGYATHDAKFVSIMQTIKEAEINLLRGVDPTDRRIIRYMPYTYLMSEDVDKWTQSHDGGRRYGAMTTNISE; translated from the exons ATGTTACGTCGTAAGTTGAAGACGTTGActgatttgaagaggaaaataatggACGAATTGAAATTGAACCCTGCTTGGTATGACATCAAGATTATTTATCGTTACCCACAAGAAGTTCTTCATGAACGGATAAATTACGGGTATATGGTGATTAAAGAAGATAAACATGTAAAGATGATGTTTAATAGGATCCAGAAAATGTCCCAAGTAAATGCTGCTGAGTTGTATGTAAGTTTGGAGGCGAGTGTAAACAACAGTACTGAGGTGGTGCAAGAAACATCTACGGCTTTACAATTTACAACCCTAGATAATGGATGCACTACAATGGGAGGGTATGCAATGGGAGGTTATACGCTCCCATCTCAAGATTATGTTGCAAATACTGGTGAAACCCTCTACTCTCAAGAGACACATTTAGAggaagaagacgaagacgaagacgaagatcaTGCTGCGAATGATAACATAAATAATGATGATATGGATCAGTACGAAGAGAGGATTGAGCAAG atgatgatgatattggtGTCCAGCATGATACGGATACGACCATTGGCTACAGAGCTCCTGCGGACTCATTCTACGCAAATACTTGGGAAGATATGGTTGATCCTTCACTTCTTCAGATACCATTTCTTTGTATTTGGCAAGATGGAATGCATTTTtgtaaagggttgacttttgcaaataaagCTGCGGTGAAGCGTGCATTGATAATATACGCAACAAAGGATAATAGAAATTTCTCCATCCAAAGGTCGAGCACAACTCAATTGTGCGCCACATGCGTTGACGACAACTGCAAGTGGTACGTTGGGGCATACATGAAGTCTAAATTGAATGGTCTGTGGATGGTTACATCTTATGTGGGTCCACACAGTTGTATACCCTTTGGGCTGCGAAGAGACGGTAGAATGAtggattctaattttgttgcatCAGAAATTGTGGGAAGATTGCGAAAAAAGCACACTGCTACTATTGATGAGCTTTGGGAGATCATACGTACTAAGTATGATCATgagctttcttactataaagtatgggacgcaaaacaaaaggcaattgtTAAGATTTTTGGGGATTGGGAGGAGTCTTACCAAAGGTTGCGAAAGTTGTTGTTGGCATACTTGGATCAGGATTCGG GTATCAAATGCGCCATTCGAGAGTGGCCTAGAGGGCAAGACGGAAGAGAACGGGTATATCATcgatattgccttcgacatgttgctagcaacttcaacacacACTTTGATAACCCGACTCTAAAGGCATTGGCCTTGAAAGCTGGATATGCGACTCATGATGCTAAATTTGTGTCCATAATGCAAACCATTAAGGAGGCCGAGATTAATTTACTGAGGGGTGTAGACCCTACTGATCGCCGGATTATACGTTATATGCCATACACATATCTAATGAGTGAGGATGTAGACAAATGGACCCAGTCACATGATGGTGGAAGACGTTacggggcaatgacaaccaatatcTCTGAGTGA